DNA from Thermus aquaticus:
CCGCACCCCAAGCTCCTTCTCCTCGTTGTCCAAGGCGTAGCCCTGGGCCCGGACCCGCTTTAGCTCCTCCAGAAGGCCCTCCCGGGTGGTGAGGGTGTGGGGGGTGTAGGCCTCCAGGGAAAGCCCCTCCGGCACCCCCCGGTAGGCCAGGAGGACCTTCCCCACCCCTGTGGCGTGGAGGGGGGCCCGGGAGCCGGGAGCGGTGAAGAGGCGGACCAGCTTCTCCCCCCCCCCCTGGTCAAAGTAGGGGCCCTCGAGGCCCGCCATGACCGCCAGGTTCACGCTCTCGCCCAAAGCCTCCGCCAAGGCCTCCATCTCCGGCCGCGCCGCCTCTAAGAGGCTCTGCC
Protein-coding regions in this window:
- a CDS encoding IclR family transcriptional regulator; the encoded protein is QSLLEAARPEMEALAEALGESVNLAVMAGLEGPYFDQGGGEKLVRLFTAPGSRAPLHATGVGKVLLAYRGVPEGLSLEAYTPHTLTTREGLLEELKRVRAQGYALDNEEKELGVR